Proteins encoded by one window of Castor canadensis chromosome 2, mCasCan1.hap1v2, whole genome shotgun sequence:
- the Sln gene encoding sarcolipin, with protein MERSTQELFLNFTVVLITVLLMWLLVRSYQY; from the coding sequence ATGGAACGGTCCACCCAGGAGCTGTTTCTCAACTTCACCGTTGTCCTGATTACAGTTCTTCTCATGTGGCTTCTTGTGAGGTCCTATCAGTATTGA